From Rhodopseudomonas palustris:
GATGCAGATAGACCAGGTTCGGCGCATAGCCGATCGCGCCGAGGATATCGCGTTCCTCGTCGCTGGGATCGGCCAGCATCGCCAGCGCCTGATTGCTGTGCGCGCCGATCACGACGTGATCATAGACGTCGGCATGGCCGAGGCTGTCGCGCACGATCACGCCCTTCGGCGTGCGCTCGATCGCCGTCACCGCTGCGCCGAGCCTGAGATGCTCGAAGCCGGCGGTGAGCTTCTCGACATAGCGCGCGCTGCCGCCCTTGACGGTGCGCCAGATCGGACGCTCGTAATGCAGCAGGCGATGGTTGTTGAAGAAGGCGACGAAATTCTCGGCCGGGAAGTCGAGGATCTCCGCAGCCGGCGCCGACCAGATCGCCGCGCCCATCGGCGCCAGATAGTCGGTCAAGAGCCGCGGCGCGAATTTGCGGCTGGTGAAATATTCGCCGAGCGACAGACCCGCCAGCGCGCCGGATTTGAAGTCGGCGACGCTCTGCTCGTTGAACACCAGAATGTGCCGCAGCATCTTCAGATAAGACGGCGACAGCAGATTGCTCGGCTGCGCGAACAGACCGCGCGCGGTTTCGAGCCAGTTCGAGCCGCCGCCTTTCCATTCGAATCGGCCGGAATCGGCCGAGACCGCGAAGCTCATGCAGCTCTCGACCGTCTCGATGCCGAGATGGGCGAACAGCGCGGTGAGGTCGGGATAATTGAGCTGGTTGTAGACGATGAAGCCGATATCGACCGGGATCGGCGTGCCGCCGTAATCGACCGTGACGGTGTGGCTGTGACCGCCCGCGCGCAACTCGCGCTCATAGACCGTCACGGGATATCGCGACGACAGTGCCCAAGCGGCGGCATTGCCTGCGATTCCCGTTCCAACAACTGCGACGCGCATTCCCGGCCCCCTTAGCCCACCACTGTTCCCGAGTTACGACGGGCCTCCGCCGAAGTTTCAGCAACGAGTGTGCTTGGACGCGGCGAGCGGGCAGGGTCGATCCACAACGGCAACGAACAGATGAAATCTTTGTAAGCTTTGCCGCAAGTGGGAACAGGGTCAAGTTGGGGAAAACCCCATAAAACAAGGCGATCCACCGACTCGGCGGGCGGGTTGGCGGCCGCCAGACATATTATGTCACAATTGCAGAGCCCGACGGGCCTGTGCGCCGTTCATTCCGCCAGCTACAATAGATGCGGGGTTCAGAAGGCGCTTTCCGTGATCTGCTTGCAAGTGACTATCAGAAGGCATCGTCCGCCGGGCGTCAATCCGGTGCGAGGTGCGTGGCGATACGCCGCGCCCAGCGATGGTTCGCGCCCTGCATGAGCACCACATTGCGCTACCTTGGTCGGTCCGTGAGGATGGTCGCCGCCTCGGCGCTCGTCCTCAGCGCGGGCGGCTGCATCCTGACCAAGGACCTGCCGGACCCGGCGCTGGATCTGCCGCCACGTTATAAATCCGCGTCGCTGAAGACCGTCGACGCGCCGCCGACGCTCGATTGGTGGCGCGGCTTCCGTTCGGCCGAGCTGACGCAATTGATGGAAGAGGCGCAGACCGTCAATCTCGACATCGCCGCGGCGACCGCGCGCATCCTGCAGGCCGATGCCCAGGCGCGGATCACCGGGGCGGCGCTGCTGCCGTCGCTGACCGGCAACGGAAGCGGCTCGCAGAACAAGACCTCCGGCAGCAACATCACCAACACCACGATCGCCGGCCGCCGCTATGCGACCTATTCGGCGTCGCTGAGTGCGAGCTACGAAATCGACTTCTGGGGCAAGAATCACGACGCCGCGCTGGCCGCGGAAGAGACCGCCACGGCCACCCGATTCGATCGCGACGTCGTCGCGCTGACGACGATGGCGAGCGTCGCCAACGCCTATTTCCAGGTGCTGGCGTCGCAGGACCGGCTCCGCACCTCGCGCGAAAACATCGCCAGCGCGCAGCGGATTCTCGACGCCATCAAGCTGCGGCTCGCCGCCGGCACCGGCAGCGATCTCGACGTCGCCCAGCAGGAGAGCGTGCTGGCGAACCAGCGCGCCGCGGTGCCGCCGTTGCAGCTCACGCTGGCGCAGAATATCCACACGCTGGCGACGCTGGTGTCCCGGCCGCCCGAGAGCGTGAAGATCATCGGCGGCTCGCTGAACCGGATCTCGTCGCCGCGGGTGACGCCGGGATTGCCGTCGGAACTGCTGACGCAGCGGCCCGATATCCGCCGCCAGGAGGCGCAGCTCGCCGCCGCCACCGCCAATGTCGGCAGCGCGCGGGCGCAGTTCTTCCCGAGCATTCAGCTCACCGGGCAGGGCGGCTATCAGAGCACGGTGCTGGCGTCGCTGTTCACGCCGCAGGCGACGTTCTCGAGCCTCGCCGCCGGGCTGACGCAGCCGATCTTCGACGGCGGCCGCATCCAGGGCAATTTCGATCTGACCCGGGCGCAGCAGGACGAACTGCTGCAGACCTATCGCAAGACCGTGGTGTCGGCCTTCGCCGACGTCGACAACGCGCTCGAATCGATCAAGCAGAACACCGAGCGGCTACGGCTGCAGCGGCAGGTTGTGGCTTCGTCGCGGCGCGCCTTCGGTCTCGCCGAACAGCAACTACGTGCCGGTACGGCCGACATCGTGACTGTCTTAAACACGCAACTGACACTATTTACGGCTGAGGATGCGCTGATCCAGACGCAATTGGCGCGCTATCTGGCGATCGTCAGCCTGTTTCAGGCGCTCGGGGGCGGCTGGGAGCCGAGGATGGAAAGACCGCTCAATGCTCTTTAAGCCGGAGACCGACGACGCGTCCGGCACCGGGGCCGGCGCGAAGAGTGCCGGCGCGAAGAGTCTTGCGTCGCGCGCGCGGCGGCGGACGGTGTCGTTGCTGGTGACCGCGATCATCCTCGCCGGGCTCGGCTACATCGCCTGGACCGCGTTCCAGACCAAGCCGGCGGCCGTCACGGGGCGCGGTGGACCGCGTGGCGACATGGCGGTGCCGGTGCTGGCGGCGACCCCGGCGGTGAAGGACGTGCCGGTCTATCTCGACGGCGTCGGCTCGGTGAAGGCGCTCGCCAACGTCACCGTGCGCGCCCAGGTCGACGGCAAGCTGGTCGCGGTGAATTTCACCGAGGGCCAGGACGTCAAGGCCGGGGACGTGCTCGCCGAAATCGATCCGGCGATCTATCAGGCGCAATACGATCAGGCGGTGGCGAAGAAGGCGCAGGACGAGGCGCAGCTCGCCAACGCCAAGATCGATCTCGCCCGCTATCAGCAGCTCGCGGCGTCGAACGCCGGCTCCAAGCAGCAGGCCGACACCCAGAAGGCGACCGTGGCGCAGCTCGAGGCGCTGGTGCGCTCCGACCAGGCGGCGATCGACAACGCCGCGGCGACGCTGAGCTACACCAAAGTGGTGGCGCCGATCTCCGGCCGCGCCGGCCTGCGCCAGGTCGACAAGGGCAACATCGTCAAGTCCGCCGACGCCACCGGCATCGTCGTGATCACCCAATTGCAGCCGATCGCGGTGCAGTTCAGCCTGCCGCAGCAGCAGATCGTGCGCGTCAACGCCGCCTCGGCCCGGGGCACACTGCCGGTCGACGTGTTCGGCAATGACGGCGTCACCGTCATCGACACCGGCATTCTGCGGGGGATCGACAATCAGGTCGACCAGACCACCGGCACGGTGAAGCTGAAGGCGGAATTTCCGAACGCCAGATTTCAGCTCTGGCCGGGGCAATTCGTCAATGTCCGGCTCAAGGTCGAAACGCTCAACCAGGTCGTGGTGGTGCCGACCTCGGCGGTGCAACGCGGACCGGCGGGGACGTTCAGCTACGTCATCGACCAGGACAATGTGGCGCATGCGCGGCCCGTCAAGGTGACGCAGCAGAACGAGACCGAGGCGGTGATCGCCAGCGGGCTGACGCCCGCGGATCGTGTCGTCACCACCGGCTTCGCCAATCTGTCCGAAGGCGCCACGGTCCGAATCGGCGACGGCAGCCAGACGCCGGCCGTCGACCTCGCGCCGCGCAAGCGCGGCAGCGGCCCGCCCGGCGAGCCGAGCAAGCAGAGCGAAGGCGGCGCCGAGAAAGGCAAGCGCCGCGGCGGCGAGGGCGGCGCAGGCGCGCAGCGACCGAACGGGCAGGCGGCTCCCGCGGCGGGCGCCG
This genomic window contains:
- a CDS encoding efflux transporter outer membrane subunit — its product is MSTTLRYLGRSVRMVAASALVLSAGGCILTKDLPDPALDLPPRYKSASLKTVDAPPTLDWWRGFRSAELTQLMEEAQTVNLDIAAATARILQADAQARITGAALLPSLTGNGSGSQNKTSGSNITNTTIAGRRYATYSASLSASYEIDFWGKNHDAALAAEETATATRFDRDVVALTTMASVANAYFQVLASQDRLRTSRENIASAQRILDAIKLRLAAGTGSDLDVAQQESVLANQRAAVPPLQLTLAQNIHTLATLVSRPPESVKIIGGSLNRISSPRVTPGLPSELLTQRPDIRRQEAQLAAATANVGSARAQFFPSIQLTGQGGYQSTVLASLFTPQATFSSLAAGLTQPIFDGGRIQGNFDLTRAQQDELLQTYRKTVVSAFADVDNALESIKQNTERLRLQRQVVASSRRAFGLAEQQLRAGTADIVTVLNTQLTLFTAEDALIQTQLARYLAIVSLFQALGGGWEPRMERPLNAL
- a CDS encoding NAD(P)/FAD-dependent oxidoreductase; the protein is MRVAVVGTGIAGNAAAWALSSRYPVTVYERELRAGGHSHTVTVDYGGTPIPVDIGFIVYNQLNYPDLTALFAHLGIETVESCMSFAVSADSGRFEWKGGGSNWLETARGLFAQPSNLLSPSYLKMLRHILVFNEQSVADFKSGALAGLSLGEYFTSRKFAPRLLTDYLAPMGAAIWSAPAAEILDFPAENFVAFFNNHRLLHYERPIWRTVKGGSARYVEKLTAGFEHLRLGAAVTAIERTPKGVIVRDSLGHADVYDHVVIGAHSNQALAMLADPSDEERDILGAIGYAPNLVYLHRDPRLMPKRKHAWASWNFLRWQREGSPVNDVAVTYWMNRLQGIDDSKPLFVSLNPPFAPDPALTFGRYDCDHPQYTAAAFAAQRRIGEIQGQRRTWFCGAWTGYGFHEDGLRSGLAVAENLGAPVPWRAPRPEVREAAE
- a CDS encoding efflux RND transporter periplasmic adaptor subunit: MLFKPETDDASGTGAGAKSAGAKSLASRARRRTVSLLVTAIILAGLGYIAWTAFQTKPAAVTGRGGPRGDMAVPVLAATPAVKDVPVYLDGVGSVKALANVTVRAQVDGKLVAVNFTEGQDVKAGDVLAEIDPAIYQAQYDQAVAKKAQDEAQLANAKIDLARYQQLAASNAGSKQQADTQKATVAQLEALVRSDQAAIDNAAATLSYTKVVAPISGRAGLRQVDKGNIVKSADATGIVVITQLQPIAVQFSLPQQQIVRVNAASARGTLPVDVFGNDGVTVIDTGILRGIDNQVDQTTGTVKLKAEFPNARFQLWPGQFVNVRLKVETLNQVVVVPTSAVQRGPAGTFSYVIDQDNVAHARPVKVTQQNETEAVIASGLTPADRVVTTGFANLSEGATVRIGDGSQTPAVDLAPRKRGSGPPGEPSKQSEGGAEKGKRRGGEGGAGAQRPNGQAAPAAGAESAGAAKAQ